Proteins from a genomic interval of Lolium perenne isolate Kyuss_39 chromosome 1, Kyuss_2.0, whole genome shotgun sequence:
- the LOC127327849 gene encoding lysine-specific demethylase JMJ703 has product MMGTECITATLSDDSEPSIPPGFGPLAALAFQGIQKDARPADSHPIPVQVLQSVKEHVESLESQPHSAQSRNDTHCSTSGSYTCRQSLRNRPPVDYSRFDVISDDDSDVEVAEKAVSSARRRQQLPKGVIRGCAGCSDCQKVIANWNPAGARRPVLDEAPVYHPTEEEFKDTLKYIESIRPTAEPYGICRIVPPSSWKPPCLLKEKSTWENSKFSTRVQKVDKLQNRTSSKKSRRGGMMKKRRKLSEPEENSNLNHSQMGVQQNPERFGFEPGPELTLQKFQKYADYFSEQYFRKDASTNLAPSVEDIEGEYWRIVESPTEEIEVIYGADLETGTFGSGFPKLPPEAKSDTEDKYAQSGWNLNNLPRLQGSVLSFEGGDISGVLVPWVYVGMCFSSFCWHVEDHHLYSLNYLHWGAPKMWYGVPGKDAVNLESAMRKHLPDLFEEQPDLLHNLVTQFSPSLLKSEGVQAYRCVQREGEFVLTFPRAYHAGFNCGFNCAEAVNVAPIDWLPVGQNAVELYREQARKITVSHDKLLLGAAREAIRAQWDILFLKRNTADNLRWKGVCGPDSTICKSLKARIETELTQRQNLCSPSQSRKMDAEFDSTDRECAFCYYDLHLSASGCPCCPEKYVCLLHAKQLCSCEWDKRFFLFRYDVNELSILADALGGKLSAVHRWGVSDLGLSLSSCKREKVNDSKTVRRSTDGPRRSYMSQASTVSLVPSVVCDEQKDKGNKMLSLASPETNNASPPVEQMKLGNVSPSKEPCVKNELSCPINNDTSRLQCNGGLGDQISQSLKGSRESSFQTGDCRPSLAEHCNRSPTMIHDGTNIKSSLESSNTSHRLIASDSNATLSHLDKDHTLITPETNASVTFEKGSSQACAVPSQQFDKTVSRAQSVSQEASGSVSASKTLIHPSVAKTPRGNFTSASAHHGNLISGNQQQPPHRSFTSASAHHGNLTSGYQQQTQHGSFTSGSAHHGNFTSGNQQQTPHGSFTSASAYHGNITSGNQQQTPHGSFTSASAHHGNITSGNQQQTPHGSFTSAGAHHGNLSSGNQQPNNVWLQRIPESQSSVEVRARGHPSTLAQPALEMHSRNGGAQRGPRIANVVHRFKCSVEPLEIGIVLSGRMWSSSQAIFPKGFRSRVKYFSIVDPMQMAYYVSEILDAGLQGPLFMVTVENCPGEVFINVTPTKCWNMVRERLNMEIRRQLSMGRPNLPTLQPPGSIDGLEMFGLLSPTVVQAIEVQDRDRICTEYWRSRPHVVMDNREFQHTLPQGPANIALRGLFQRARPDELRALRGLLASNTNLDERSRQQATHMLDEEIAKQWR; this is encoded by the exons ATGATGGGAACGGAGTGCATAACTGCCACGCTCAGCGACGATTCTGAGCCCTCTATCCCACCTGGGTTTGGGCCGCTTGCTGCCCTTGCCTTCCAAGGGATCCAAAAGGATGCCAGACCTGCTGATTCTCATCCTATCCCTGTTCAAGTATTACAGAGCGTGAAGGAACATGTCGAATCCTTGGAGTCTCAGCCCCATTCAGCTCAGAGTCGGAATGACACACACTGTAGTACTTCAGGGAGCTATACGTGCAGGCAGTCGCTGCGTAACAGACCTCCGGTAGACTACAGCCGCTTTGACGTTATCTCTGATGACGATTCCGATGTTGAAGTAGCAGAAAAG GCTGTAAGTTCAGCGAGACGCCGACAGCAATTACCCAAAGGAGTTATTCGTGGATGTGCGGGATGCAGTGACTGTCAAAAG GTTATTGCAAATTGGAATCCAGCTGGTGCACGGAGGCCTGTTCTTGACGAGGCTCCTGTCTACCATCCTACCGAGGAG GAATTTAAAGacactctaaaatatattgagAGTATACGACCAACAGCAGAACCATATGGGATTTGCCGTATTGTTCCACCATCTTCATGGAAACCGCCGTGCCTTCTTAAAGAGAAGAGTACATGGGAAAACTCAAAATTTTCTACACGGGTACAAAAGGTTGACAAGCTTCAAAACCGCACTTCATCCAAAAAGAGCAGAAGAGGTGGAATGATGAAGAAGCGGAGAAAGCTTTCAGAGCCAGAAGAAAACAGTAATCTTAATCACAGTCAGATGGGGGTGCAACAAAACCCAGAGAGATTTGGATTTGAACCTGGACCAGAGCTCACATTGCAGAAATTTCAGAAGTATGCAGATTACTTCAGCGAGCAGTACTTTAGGAAAGATGCATCGACGAATTTAGCACCATCAGTGGAAGATATTGAAGGAGAGTATTGGCGTATAGTTGAGAGTCCTACAGAAGAGATAGAG GTGATCTATGGCGCTGATTTGGAGACAGGAACTTTTGGCAGTGGCTTTCCAAAGTTACCTCCTGAGGCAAAATCTGATACTGAGGATAAGTATGCACAATCTGGTTGGAATCTAAACAACTTGCCTAGACTACAAGGCTCAGTTCTTTCTTTTGAGGGTGGTGATATTTCTGGTGTTCTTGTGCCCTGGGTGTATGTTGGCATGTGCTTTTCATCATTCTGCTGG CATGTAGAAGACCATCATTTATACTCGCTGAACTACTTGCATTGGGGTGCACCAAAGATGTGGTATGGAGTTCCAGGAAAGGATGCTGTGAATCTGGAGTCTGCAATGAGGAAACATCTACCTGACTTGTTTGAGGAGCAACCTGATTTGCTTCACAACCTG GTTACTCAATTTTCACCATCATTGCTGAAATCTGAAGGAGTACAAGCCTACCGCTGTGTTCAGCGTGAAGGCGAATTTGTCCTGACATTCCCGCGAGCATACCATGCTGGTTTCAATTGTGGCTTCAATTGTGCAGAAGCTGTTAATGTCGCACCTATTGATTGGTTGCCAGTTGGACAGAATGCTGTAGAGCTTTACCGCGAGCAAGCTCGGAAGATAACTGTTTCCCATGATAAGTTGTTATTGGGGGCTGCAAGAGAAGCAATCAGAGCTCAGTGGGATATCCTATTTCTCAAGAGGAATACTGCTGATAATTTGAGATGGAAAGGTGTATGTGGACCTgatagcactatatgcaaatcACTTAAG GCACGAATTGAGACGGAGTTGACGCAAAGGCAAAATCTATGTTCCCCATCTCAATCTAGGAAAATGGATGCCGAGTTTGATTCCACTGATAGGGAGTGTGCTTTTTGCTACTATGATTTGCATCTTTCTGCTTCAGGCTGTCCATGCTGCCCAGAGAAGTATGTTTGCCTTTTACATGCAAAGCAACTTTGCTCATGTGAGTGGGACAAAAGATTCTTCCTATTCCGCTATGATGTCAACGAGCTCAGCATCTTAGCTGATGCTTTGGGGGGCAAGTTGAGTGCTGTTCACAGATGGGGTGTCTCTGATCTTGGCTTAAGTTTGAGCTCATGCAAAAGAGAAAAGGTCAATGATTCCAAAACTGTTCGCAGATCAACTGATGGACCCAGAAGGTCCTACATGTCACAGGCATCAACAGTATCCTTGGTACCTTCCGTTGTTTGCGATGAACAGAAAGATAAAGGAAATAAGATGCTGAGCTTAGCTAGTCCAGAGACTAATAATGCCTCACCTCCTGTCGAGCAGATGAAATTGGGAAATGTTTCACCATCAAAGGAGCCATGCGTCAAGAATGAGTTATCCTGTCCAATAAACAATGACACCAGTAGATTGCAATGTAATGGAGGGCTTGGAGACCAGATAAGCCAATCATTGAAAGGGAGCAGAGAATCTTCTTTTCAAACTGGAGACTGTAGACCATCACTTGCTGAGCATTGTAACAGGTCACCAACTATGATTCATGACGGAACCAACATCAAGTCCAGTTTAGAAAGCTCAAATACTTCTCATAGGTTGATTGCGTCCGATTCTAATGCAACTCTCAGTCACTTGGATAAGGACCACACACTTATAACACCAGAGACCAATGCTTCGGTAACGTTTGAGAAAGGCAGCAGCCAGGCCTGTGCTGTGCCGAGTCAGCAGTTTGACAAAACTGTTTCAAGGGCACAAAGTGTGTCACAGGAAGCATCAGGCAGTGTGTCTGCTTCGAAGACACTCATACATCCTTCTGTTGCTAAAACTCCGCGCGGGAATTTTACTTCAGCCAGTGCCCATCATGGAAATTTAATttcaggcaatcagcaacaaccTCCGCACAGGAGTTTTACTTCAGCCAGTGCCCATCATGGAAATTTAACTTCAGGCTATCAGCAACAAACTCAGCACGGGAGTTTTACTTCAGGCAGTGCCCATCATGGAAATTTTACttcaggcaatcagcaacaaacTCCGCATGGGAGTTTTACTTCAGCCAGTGCCTATCATGGAAATATAACttcaggcaatcagcaacaaacTCCGCATGGGAGTTTTACTTCAGCCAGTGCCCATCATGGAAATATAACttcaggcaatcagcaacaaacTCCGCATGGGAGTTTTACTTCAGCCGGTGCCCATCATGGAAATTTAAGTTCAGGCAATCAGCAACCAAATAATGTATGGCTTCAAAGAATACCTGAATCTCAATCTTCTGTAGAGGTTAGAGCTCGGGGGCATCCATCTACCTTAGCACAACCTGCCCTGGAAATGCACAGCAGGAATGGAGGTGCACAAAGGGGTCCTCGCATAGCAAATGTCGTCCATCGATTCAAATGCTCTGTTGAACCTCTGGAAATTGGTATTGTGTTATCAGGGAGGATGTGGTCTTCAAGCCAAGCAATCTTTCCCAAAG GATTTAGGAGCAGAGTAAAATACTTCAGCATTGTGGATCCAATGCAAATGGCATACTATGTTTCTGAAATATTAGACGCTGGGTTGCAGGGACCTTTGTTTATG GTTACTGTAGAGAACTGCCCAGGTGAAGTTTTCATCAATGTGACTCCTACCAAGTGCTGGAACATGGTCAGAGAGAGGCTGAACATGGAAATACGAAGGCAACTCAGTATGGGAAGGCCCAACCTTCCTACTCTGCAGCCTCCAGGATCAATCGATGGTCTTGAAATGTTTGGGCTTTTATCACCAACAGTAGTCCAG GCAATCGAGGTACAAGATAGAGATCGCATCTGTACAGAGTACTGGAGATCCAGGCCCCATGTTGTCATGGATAATCGAGAGTTTCAGCATACCCTGCCTCAGGGTCCGGCGAATATTGCCCTGAGGGGGCTCTTCCAGAGAGCTAGACCTGACGAACTAAGAGCCCTGCGAGGTTTACTGGCAAGCAATACCAATCTGGATGAGCGATCCAGGCAGCAGGCCACCCATATGCTTGATGAGGAGATTGCGAAGCAATGGCGCTGA